In Maniola jurtina chromosome 2, ilManJurt1.1, whole genome shotgun sequence, the following proteins share a genomic window:
- the LOC123874041 gene encoding ras-related GTP-binding protein D: protein MSYQDEYVGSFPKDFSYGPFEQNGDTDNASLQEDHKPRILLMGLRRSGKSSIQKVVFHKMSPNETLFLESTNKIVKDDINNSSFVQFQIWDFPGQIDFFDSTFDSDTIFGGCGALVFVIDAQDDYQDALDKLQLTVTKAYRVNSNIKFEVFIHKVDGLNDDYKMESQRDIHHRATEDLAEAGLEHVHLSFHLTSIYDHSIFEAFSKVVQKLIPQLPTLENLLNILISNSGIEKAFLFDVVSKIYIATDSSPVDMQSYELCCDMIDVVIDISCIYGMVDETEVTTTFNSQSSSLIKLNNGTVLYLREVNKFLALVCILREENFQKQGVIDYNFLCFRDAITQVFELRNKAQNAAKDQADVDELPNGAGDSPENVADHLQAPIP, encoded by the exons ATG AGTTATCAAGATGAATACGTGGGTTCATTTCCAAAGGATTTCAGCTACGGTCCGTTCGAACAGAATGGAGATACCGACAACGCCTCTCTTCAGGAAGATCACAAGCCTCGTATACTTCTCATGGGCCTCCGACG GTCTGGAAAATCATCAATTCAAAAAGTTGTTTTTCACAAAATGTCACCAAATGAAACCTTGTTTTTAGAATCAACCAACAAAATTGTGAAAGATGATATAAATAACAGTAGTTTTGTGCAATTTCAAATATGGGACTTTCCTGGTCAGATTGACTTCTTTGATTCAACATTTGATTCTGATACAATATTTGGAGGATGTGGTGCTTTAGTGTTTGTCATAGATGCACAG GATGATTATCAGGATGCACTGGATAAGTTGCAGTTGACAGTGACCAAGGCATATAGAGTAAACAGTAATATAAAGTTTGAAGTGTTCATTCATAAA GTAGATGGTCTCAATGATGATTACAAGATGGAATCACAAAGAGATATACACCACAGAGCCACTGAAGACTTGGCAGAGGCTGGCCTGGAGCATGTACATTTGTCATTTCATTTGACCTCGATTTATGATCACTCCATATTTGAAGCGTTCAGTAAAGTGGTCCAGAAGCTGATACCACAGCTTCCTACTTTAGAAAATCTTCTAAATATACTCATATCA AACTCTGGGATTGAAAAGGCATTCCTCTTTGATGTAGTTTCTAAGATCTACATAGCAACCGACAGCTCTCCAGTAGATATGCAGAGCTACGAATTGTGCTGTGATATGATTGATGTTGTTATTGATATTTCATGTATATATGG GATGGTAGATGAAACTGAAGTAACTACTACTTTTAACAGTCAAAGTTCAAGCCTAATAAAGCTGAACAATGGAACTGTTCTTTACTTGCGAGAAGTTAATAAATTCCTTGCACTTGTCTGCATTCTTCGTGAGGAAAACTTCCAAAAACAAG GTGTTATTGATTACAACTTCCTGTGCTTCCGTGATGCTATAACTCAGGTATTTGAACTGCGGAACAAAGCTCAAAACGCAGCTAAAGATCAGGCCGATGTTGATGAATTACCAAATGGCGCAGGTGACTCGCCGGAGAATGTAGCCGATCATTTGCAAGCTCCTATCCCATAG
- the LOC123874020 gene encoding GPI transamidase component PIG-T, translating to MLNSKVLLCCIAFLSPILHIKGDDFKEEMFIKPMPPSHLYVYLQFLTLANGEKSFEHSHLAPRSLGEIVSRYQVEELHLTLTEGQWRHSEWGYPVLDAAPGAELYVWFSPDVVDVDTQWKKLSSTLSGLFCASLNFIENFNTITPKMALWPMGANSKSRHNITSQLRYASLPREIVCTENLTPWKKLLPCESSHGFSSLLNSRMIHNTNYHSIGIHIRRMCVDSNCLETNLEIKQTVALVYDFKIINTMDWSLRKLFGQGLPGACPLSSSSKIYVDITSNSSYPFKLQPEPNSVVLSRRGGSEVELAVYDVNHYNMMNIGAKYEIKDKIFVNIPPPLTFNRYVLGYGKEFGGIVTELSNNYWAPIDIVLLENAPWWLPIQLSTLRINGEAESKLIMSQYYSPGRSRQKPYHLELLLKLPPKTTTTITIDFEFVFLKWQEYPPDANHGFYIGSALVSANLPTARNYTSLPITGSTLDSIINASKPWYPMVFRTNGAMVSLPTPDFSMPYNVICLACTVVALAFGPLNNICTKEVVLKVIGAPVSFRQKIFNIFKKKKD from the exons atgttaaattcGAAGGTATTACTGTGCTGTATAGCTTTTTTGAGTCCTATTCTTCACATAAAAGGTGATGATTTTAAGGAAGAAATGTTTATCAAACCGATGCCACCATCTCACctttatgtttatttacaatTCTTGACATTGGCAAATGGAGAAAAATCGT TTGAACATTCTCATCTTGCACCACGTTCCTTGGGAGAAATTGTGTCCAGATATCAAGTAGAAGAGTTACACTTGACATTGACTGAAGGGCAATGGAGACATAGTGAATGGGGTTATCCTGTGTTGGATGCTGCACCTGGTGCTGAACTGTATGTGTGGTTTTCGCCCGATGTTGTTGACGTTGATACTCAATGGAAGAAGCTTAGTTCAACTTTATCTGGTCTATTTTGTGCATCgttaaattttattgaaaattttaatactatAACACCAAAAATGGCTCTGTGGCCAATGGGAGCAAATAGTAAATCAAGACATAATATTACCTCTCAGCTAAGATATGCTTCATTGCCACGAGAAATAGTGTGCACTGAAAATTTGACTCCTTGGAAAAAGCTACTGCCATGTGAATCCAGTCATGGTTTTTCTTCCCTTCTAAACTCTAGAATGATTCACAATACAAACTACCACTCAATCGGCATTCACATAAGAAGAATGTGCGTGGACAGTAATTGCCTAGAGactaatttagaaattaaacaAACTGTGGCACTCGTCTacgattttaaaattataaacaccATGGACTGGTCACTTCGAAAGTTGTTTGGTCAAGGTTTGCCAGGAGCATGTCCACTTTCATCTTCCAGCAAGATATATGTTGATATTACTTCAAATAGTTCATACCCATTCAAGCTTCAGCCTGAGCCAAACAGTGTTGTGTTATCACGTAGAGGTGGCAGTGAAGTTGAACTGGCAGTATATGATGTCAACCATTATAATATGATGAACATTGGtgcaaaatatgaaataaaggATAAAATATTTGTGAATATTCCCCCACCACTAACtttcaataggtatgttttgGGATATGGTAAAGAATTTGGTGGAATAGTTACAGAATTATCCAATAACTACTGGGCACCTATAGACATTGTGCTGCTAGAAAATGCTCCATGGTGGTTACCAATTCAGCTTAGTACATTAAGGATTAATGGTGAGGCAGAGAGTAAATTAATAATGTCACAATATTATTCACCTGGAAGAAGCAGGCAAAAACCTTATCATTTAGAACTATTACTTAAATTGCCACCAAAAACTACAACTACAATTACTATAGATTTCGAATTTGTTTTCCTCAAATGGCAAGAATACCCACCTGATGCAAATCATGGATTCTATATAGGATCTGCATTAGTTTCTGCAAACCTACCGACTGCTAGAAATTATACCAGTCTTCCAATTACTGGCAGCACCTTAGACTCTATCATAAATGCATCAAAgccat GGTATCCCATGGTGTTCCGGACAAATGGGGCTATGGTGTCCTTACCAACACCAGACTTTAGTATGCCATACAATGTTATCTGTCTGGCTTGTACTGTGGTAGCTTTAGCATTTGGACCTCTGAACAATATTTGTACCAAAGAAGTAGTTTTAAAAGTTATTGGTGCCCCTGTATCCTTTagacagaaaattttcaatatttttaagaaaaagaaAGACTAA